CTCCATCTCACCGAGCCTCGTGCCAAAGGTGACGTCGAGCTCCTTCTCAATGCGATCGACGGCCTTCTGCAGGCGCTGTTCGACTTCGTCATCCACGGCGTCCTCGCAGACTGGAGAGTCTGCGCCACGGGGGGGCTCCCCTTTTCCAGGTAGAGGCTCGTCTGGCATACTGGATAAGGTACCGCGGAAACGCGCAAGTTAAGTGAGAGTTGTAGGAATGGTGAGAATTGTGAGCATTGTCCGGGCCCAATCTCACCAATCTCACCACTCTCACCATTCTCACCATTCTCACCGCTCGCACCATGTCCTCCGCCCCCGGACCTCATAAACGCACACTGGACGACGAGATTCAGTATCTGAAGGGCGTCGGACCCAGGAACGCAGGCCTGCTCGCAAAGGTCGGCATCAAGACCGTTCGCGACATTCTGTTCCACCTCCCCAGGCGCTATGAGGACAGGACCAAGCTCCCCAAGATGCAGAGCCTGCGCTCCGGCGACGTGGTGACCGTGCGCGGAAAGCTCCTCGGACTGGAGACCAAGCAGGTGCGCGGCGGGATGGTGATTCTGCGCGCCGTCATCAGCGATGGCACCGGCACGGTCGGGCTCACTTGGTTCAACCAGCCCTGGGTGAAGAAGGCGCTCGAGGGGTTCAAAGGCGAGATCATCGCTTTTGGCCAGGTCAAGGAATCCGGCTGGACCTACGACATCAACAGCCCCGAGTACGAAAAGGTCGATCCTGAGGATGAGGCCGAGGGGTTTCAGCGGATCATGCCCGTGTACCCGCTTAGCGAGGGCCTCCCGCAATGGGTGGTCCGAAAGGCTGCCGTGTCTGCCCTGCAGACCCACGCGGAGCTCCTGGAAGAATCGCTTCCTGCAGCCATCCAGCGGACCCACGGCCTCATGTCCCTCGAACTTGCCATCCAGCGTGTCCACCGGCCCGAGAGCCTTGAGGACGTAGACGCGGCACGGCGCAGGATGGTCTTCGAGGAGTTCCTGTGGCTGCAACTTGCGCTCGGCATGAAGCGGAACGAGACCCACCGCGAATCTGGCGAGCCGTTCCCGATCTCGAAGATGGAGGGGCTTTGGGACGAGATTCACAGGATGCTTCCGTTTGAGCTAACCGGGGCGCAAAAGCGGGTCATCGGCGAGATCTTCTCCGATCTGGAGGCGCCATTCCCGATGAACCGATTGCTGCAAGGCGACGTCGGGTCGGGCAAGACCGCCGTGGCGGCAGCGGCGATGCTTGCCGCGGTCCGGTGCGGCTATCAGGCGGCCCTCATGGCGCCAACCGAGATCCTCGCCGAGCAGCACCGGATGAATCTGGAGAGCCTCTTTGCGCCGCTGGGGATCGAGGTGGCGCTCTTGGTGGGCAGGCAAACCTCCACGGAGCGAAGAAAGGCCCTGGCGCACACCGAAACGGGCAAGGCCGGCATCGTGATCGGCACCCATGCCCTGATTCAAGAAGGCGTCCGTTTCCACAAGCTGGGTTTCGTCGTGATCGATGAGCAGCATCGCTTTGGCGTTCTGCAGCGGGCGGCCCTCAAGGAAAAGGGGTACGGCAACCCTGACGTGCTGGTGATGACGGCCACGCCCATCCCCAGAACCCTGACCATGACCCTTTACGGCGACCTCGATGTGAGCGTCATCGACGAACTGCCGCCGGGGCGAAAGCCGATCAAGACGCACTGGAAGGTGCGCTCGGAGCGCGATTCGGTCTATGAGGGAGTGCGAAAACTCATCGAGGGTGGCCGGCAGGCGTACATTGTGTGCCCTTTGGTGGCCGATAGCGAAAAGATGCTCGCCCAAGCCGCCGAAGATTTACATTACAGGCTTACGCATGAAACCTATCCAGATTTTGCGGTAGGGTTGCTGCACGGCCAAATGAAACCCAAGGAGAAGGACGACGTGATGGCACGGTTTCGGGCGGGCGAGGTCCAGGTCTTGGTGAGCACTACTGTTATCGAGGTGGGGGTCGACGTGCCGAATGCGAGCGTGATGGTCGTCGAAGACGCCAACCGCTTCGGCCTTAGCCAGCTTCACCAGCTTCGTGGAAGGGTGGGTAGAGGCTCGGCGCAGAGCTTCTGTGTTCTGCTAGGCGACGGCCGGACCGAAGACGCCCAGGCCAGGCTGAGCATTATGTCGGAGACCACCGACGGCTTCAGGATCGCAGAAGAGGACCTGAAACTCAGGGGTCCCGGTGAGCTTCTTGGAACCAAGCAAGCGGGCAGTCTGGGCCTAAAAGTGGCCGACCTCTTAAAGGACGGCAGGGTGCTTGAGGAGGCTCGTCAGGCGGCGATGCGAATCCTTGAGAACGATCCCGGACTCTCACAACCGGATCACGCAGCGCTTCGCGAAGGCATGCTGCGACTCCAACCCGAACGCGCCGCCGTCATCACATCCTGAGCCATGAAACTGCCCTTTGTTGGATCAACCCTCCCCCAGATCTCGCCCCTGGAGCTGAAATCAGAGCTTGACGGGAACAACCCGCCCACCCTGCTTGACGTCCGTGAGACAGAGGAACTGGCGATCAGCCATCTGGAGGGAGCCCTGCACATCCCCATGCGGCAACTGCGTCGTGTGCCGGTCCGGCCACCGAAGCTCTTCGGTAGTCCGTTACTTGATAGAGAACGGCTTCACGTCTGTCCGGAACCTGTCCACGGGCATGAACGGCTGGTCCCGCGATGTGGACCCTAACGTGCAGAAGTATTGAAGGTTACTTCAACGCCGCTTCGATCGAGGCAACGAAATCCTTGTCGTCCGGAGTCACGCGGGGAGCGAAGCGCTTCAGCACCTTGCCGTCCTTTCCGACCAGGAACTTGGCGAAGTTCCACTCGATGTCGCCCTTGTTCTCGGTGGACTGCAGCAGCCAGGTGTAGAGCGGGTGGATCCCCTCGCCCTTGACCACGATCTTCGAGAACATCGGGAAGGTGACGTTGTACTTGCCGGTGCAGAACTCCTTGATCTCGGTGTCGGTGCCTGGCTCTTGGCCACCGAACTGGTTCGCCGGGAAGCCGAGGACCACGAGGCCTCTGTCCTTATACGTGGTGTAGAGCTTCTGAAGGCCCTCATATTGGGGAGTGAGGCCGCACTTGCTGGCCACATTGACCACCAGCACCACCTTGCCCTTGAACTTGGCGAGCGGCATCTCCTTGCCGTCGATGTCCTTCATTTTGAAGTCGTAAAGGGAGCCGGCCGCTTTGGGATCGAGGGGCGCGGCCTTCCTCCCAAAGAAGAGGCTGAACGACATGGCGAACACGGGCACGGCGAGCAGGGACAGGATCATTTGAGTTTTCATCTCGATTCCTCGGCAAAGACCGAATCCAGTCTTAGTTTGGCTCTAACTTGACGAGCCTGTAAAGAATGTGCGCATAAATCCTGCTCATTTTGTGCAGGCTTTCGATGCTGAGCCTCTCGTCGGTCTCGTGCGCGTTGCCGTCGCCCTCCCATCCTGTACCGATGCTCACGGTGTTCGGCAGCTTGCGCGCGTAGGTTCCGCCACCCATGGTTCCGGGTTCCTTGTCCTCGCCCGTCTCTTCCTTGTGAACCTCGCAGATGGTCTTGACCAGCGGGTGGTCCAGCGGGAAGTACAGCGAGGGACTGTCGTCCATCGACGCGAGCTTCCAACCGCTTTTGAGCGAGGCCAGGTGGCCCACACACTTGCCTTTGAGCTGTTCGCCGGTCCATGTCACTGGGTAACGGATGTTGAAGAGCAGTTCGATTACGCCCTCGCGCGACGAGACGATGCCGAGGTTGCATGTCAGGTCCTGGCTCTCTTCATCGCGTCCGTGGATGCCAAGGCCGACGCCCGAAATGTGGGCGCTCTCCATGAGTTCATCGTAGAAAGCCTGGGTGCTGAGCGGCGAGAGCTCCCTCAGGAATCGGAAGAGGCGCGTAGCGGCCGAGTCGCCCCCGAAGGGAAACGCGCCGTGGGCGGCTTTGCCGAGCGCGTGAACCTCCAAGCGGCCACCGCTCCAGGTCCACTGAACGTTTTTGTCCCAAGCCGACGCCAACTTGTCCTCGACCTCAGATCGAACCGAGCCCGCCACGTGGACGGAAGCCGAGCAGGCGTCGATGACAATGTTTGGCCGTTGGCCGCCAGAGACCGATACGATCTGGAAGTCCGATTTAGGAGAATCCAGCTCGACGTGGAGGTTGGCGATGCCCTTTTCTCCGTGATAAAGGGGCCAGCCGGAGTCTGGCGCGACGCCGAGCGTCGGTGCTCCCTCGACCTCGTAATACTTCTCCACGCACTTCATGCCCGATTCCTCATTGCAGCCGAAAACGATGCGGATTCGGCCGCCCAGGTTGGGGCAGGTCTCTTTGAGAGCCCTCGCGGCGTAGTAGGAGGCCATCGTGGGGCCTTTGTCGTCGGTGGAGCCCCGGGCGTAGATATAGCCGCCATCGATTTCCGCGCCGAACGGTTCGTGTTTCCAGCCGTCGCCGACGGGCACGACGTCGAGATGCCCGAGCGAGACGATCAGCCGCTCGCCCTCGCCAAATTCGGCATACCCGGCGTAGCCGTCGATGTCCTTCACCCTGAAACCGTCTCTCGCCGCCATCGAGAGCGCCAGATCGAGCGCTTTTCGATTGCCCGCGCCGAAGGGGGCGTTGGGCTCAGGGGTGGACTCGATCGAATTGATGCGCAGCATCTCAATCGTGTCGGAAAGGAGTTCAGCTTCGTGGGCGCGCAGCCAGTCTTGTGCGCGCAAAACGTCGGGTGAAGGCATTCCGAAAGGGTACCCACGGGAGGCGATGCGTGAGGGTGTGTGAGGGTGAATGAGCATGCATGAGGGTGATGAGATTAGGGGAAGATGGGATGATGAGATGAGGGAATATGGGGCCGCCTTTGGTGTGCGGCGACCTTGCGCCGCTTTGGGCACTGCTCGCTTTGCCGTGATCAAGAGACCCCATAGGTAACCCGTGGTGCAGACTCTCCGTCTTCCATCCCAAAGCCGCATGACGAACGGAGAGAGGGAGAAAGGGAGAGAGGGAGAAAGGGAGACAGGGAGAAAGGGAGAGAGGGAGAAAGGGTGAAAGCGACAGCCCATGCTGAGCGCAGACTGTCGTCGCTAGACGCCATTCGGCAGCAGGCCCGAGCGGCCGTCGAAAAGGAAGAAAGAAAGCGCCGGCAGGTTCGGGCGGTTTATTTGAACCTGCTCGGCGCTATCTCTGGTATTCCACTCAGGCTCAAGCATGGCCCCAGTAACGTCACCGGGTATCTGGTAACCCGCAAGCAGAGGTTCAAAGTGGGACTGGCAAGGGCCGTTCCTCCCGGTGCAGGGCGCATGGGACGACTCAGACTGAGAAGGACGGCCATGCTTCGCGGCGTTCCCAGCACTCCAAGTGCCAACATGAAACCATGAAGGTTGCCCGGGCCGCACGCAAAGCCTACATCGAGCAGTTCCGCGATGAACCTGAAGTCGTGGCCTTTGCACCAGGGCGCATCAACCTGATCGGCGAGCACACGGACTACAACGACGGCTACGTGTTTCCCGTGGCGATCGATCGCGGCATCGCCGTTGCGGCGTCGCGGTCGAACGGTTCGGTGAGTGAAATGACCTCTCTTGAGGTCGGCAAGGGTGCGCCATTCGACACCAGCTACCCCATCAACAAAGAACCCAAGAGCTGGACCGTCTACCCGGCCGGCATGGCCTGGGCCATCCATCGGGAGTTCAAGAGGGCCATGCCCAACCTCTGCGCTGTGGTCCATGGAGACTTGCCCGTGGCCAGCGGCGTGAGTAGCAGCGCGGCCATCGAGGTGGCCTTTGGGCGCGTGTATGCCGCCATCGAGGGGTTCGAGCTCGATCCATTCCGGCTGGCGCAGATCGCCCAGCGGTGCGAGATCGAGTTCGTCGGCGTGAATTGCGGGATCATGGACATGACGGCGTCTTCCTGTGCCAAGGCGGGCTGCGCGATGCTGCTCGACACGCGCTCGTTCGAGATCCGGCACGTTCCATTGCCGAAAGGGCTGAGCATCGCGCTTCTCGACACTTGCACGCCGCGAGCCCTGAGCGCTTCCGCCTACAACGAGCGCCGGTCGCAATGCGAAGCGGCGGCCGCGGCCCTGGGCGTTCCGTCCCTGCGTGACGCCACCGAGTCGGCTCTTGAAGCCAAGAAGAACGACCTTCCAGCGACCGTCTTTCGCCGCGCTCGGCACGTCATCACCGAGAATCAGCGGTGCCTTGACTTTGTGGCCGCGCTCGAAGGGGGCGACTTCAGCGCGCTTGGCGACCTCATGGCGGGAAGCCACGCCAGCCTCAGAGACGATTATGAGGTCAGCAGTCCCGAACTGAACGCGATGGTCGAGGCGGCGCTGGCGTCGCCCGGATGCGTTGGCGCCCGCATGACCGGGGCCGGCTTCGGGGGGGCTTGTGTGGCCCTCACACGCTCGAAAGAGGCAGCGAATTTCCTTGATTCGACGAAGGTCGGGTACGCTCAAAGAACCGGCCGGAAAGGGAGTTTTCTGCTCTGTAGCCCAAGTGAGGGGGCGCACATCGTGGAATCCATTTCCTAGCGAACCCGAAGAAGCGATGATTTGGGAACATGCGGGGCTCCCTTTTCTTCTGAGTGTTGAACGGGTACGCAGACTCCTCTGAGGGAACTCCTTTAGGTAGGCCACTGTTTCTGGCAGGGGAAGCTTGCATGCCTCCAGATTTGAGGTACATCAGAGACATGACGTTAGGTTGCCTGTCAGAAGTACCGAGTGGCGAAAAAAAGAGGGCCAAGCATCTCAAATTGATAGGCGCTTGTGGAATGAACCATGTAGGCGGTTATCCAAACCAAAGTGAGGGGTGGGTTCATGGCAATGCCTAGCGCATCGAGATCGGACGTGGCCAAGCGCGGCGTTCGTCTTACAAAGCGAGAAATCGAAGTACTGAGCTTGATTGCACAAGGACACAGCAGCAAGGAAGCGGCTGACGTTCTGTTCGTTTCGAAGCGAACTGTCGATTTTCATCTCGCAAACATCTACGATAAACTTCAAGTGAACAATCGTGTCCAGGCCTTCCGCGCGGCGACGCGTCTCGGTCTGATTCCGTTCGAGCCGGTTTTCGGCGCGATGCGGGACTAAGCGGTCGTTTCACATAAGGTACGGTTTTGCCCGGGAGGGTTTCCTCCCGGGCTTCTGTTTATTGGGCCCGGCCTGAAGCGGTATTCTGTGCCCCGTGAGGATCGCGAGGGCCGTACTGCTCAGGTTTGTCTATGGCCTCGTCAGCCTGATCTTTATCAGCTTCATCACCTTTCTGGCGGATGAGGTCGCCCCTGGAGACGCCGCGACCGTCCGGGCCGGCGAAAAGGCCACCAAAGCACAACTCACCTTGCTCCGGCATCAAATGGGCCTCGATCGGCCGATGATGATCCGCTATGGCGAGTGGCTGGGCAAGGCGGCAAGGTTTGATTTTGGGGAAAGTTATTACGGGACCAAAGAGCCGGTCACCGACATCGTCAAGCGCAACCTCCCCACCACCCTCAAGATAGCCACGAGCGCGATCCTGCTCGCCGCGATCCTCGGCATCTTCTTCGGCACGTTGGCCGCAGTCTGGGAGAACCGTTTCCTTGACCGCACCGTTTTGAGCGTAAGCACTCTGGGGGTGACGCTGCCCAACTTTGTGTTGGCGCCGATCCTCATCTATGTCTTCGCGCTCAAGCTCGACCGGCTGCCCCAGAACTGGACGACCCCCCTTGCGGGCCCCGAGTGGATGTACCTCTTGTTGCCCGTGGTGGTGCTTTCCGCCAGGCCCACGGCCATGCTGACCCGTCTCACCCGTGCCAGCATGGTGGAGACGCTCAAGCAGGAATTCATCAAACTGGCCATCGCCAAGGGTGTGCCCACAAACCGCCTCATCTTCCGACACGCGCTGCGCAACGCCATCCTGCCGGTCGTCACGGCGATCGGTACCAGCTTCGGCTTCTTGCTCACAGGCTCGTTCGTCGTCGAGACGTTCTTCACGTTACCGGGCATTGGGCGTGAGGCCATCGAGGCCATTCAAAAGGGCAACATGCCCGTGGTGCAAGCCTGCATCCTGATAACCGGCCTGATGTTCATCACGATCAACACGCTCGTGGACATGGTGCTGCCGATCCTCGATCCGCGCATTAGGGAGAGCCAGGTATGAAGCGAACCGGCGCTCGGTGGGGGATGATTGTCGGCGGCGCGTTCCTCGTGCTGCTGATCTTGGTGGCGGTCATCTATCCGATGGTGGGTCCTGCCTATACCAAGGAGGTTGGCCCCAAGTTCTCAGGTCCGAGCCTCCAGTATTGGCTGGGCACCGACGAGTTGGGCCGCGACACCTTCGCGCGCGTGGCCTATGGAGCCCGGATTTCCCTGTTCATCGGCTTGGCTGTTCAGGCGATTGCTCTGATTGTGGGGATCGCGGTGGGCACAGCGGGCGTCTTCGCGCCGAAGTGGATCCGCGTTCCGCTCATGCGCTTCACCGATGGCATGTTCGCCTTTCCCGATTTGCTGCTCGCCGTGCTTCTCATCGCGATCTTCGGCATGGGGGTGACGCCAGTGATTGCTGCGCTCGCCATCACCCACTGGCCGGGAACCGCCCGCTTGGTCATGACCCAAACGGCCTCACTGAAGGACCGCGAATTTGTGGTGGCAGCGCGTGCTCTGGGAGCCAACACCTTCTATATCACCGTCAAACACGTCCTTCCACAGATGTGGGGCATCCTGCTCGCAGTGAGCATGGTCGACCTGGCCGGCACGATCCTTGCCGAAAGCACATTGAGCTTCCTTGGCATCGGTGTGCAGGCGCCTGAGCCCAGTTGGGGCAGCCTAATCATGCGGGGGCGGGCGAACATCGAGTCGCACCCCGAGCTGCTCATCTGGCCCTGCCTGGCGCTCAGCGCCACCATCTATGCGTTGAACTTCGTCGGCGACGGCTTGCGCGAATGGCTTGACCCGAGGTCGAAGTAGCTGCACGGTTGTGGGTCTGCTCGCCTAACTCACATAGGCGAAGAGCGAGGTGCGAAGAGCGAACCGATCGCAATACGCGATGGGCGATGGGAACGGTGCGTCGGGCCAGGGGCGACGGTCTCAGCATAGGCCCAAGGGGCCGTAAGGTGAAAGCGAAGGCCCTAGGCCTGGAACGATGGGTATCCCAACCATCTTCTCTATCCCCAATCGGGCGCAAGGCGAAACGAAGGAAGAAGAGCGAGGAGCGAAGGGCTAGGTTTCCCGGTTATCGCATCGCGCATCGGCTGGGTATTGGGCGTAGCCCTGGAAGGGTGCATCTCATCGAGCAAGCTCAGCAAAGGGCGGCCCATCCATCACTTCGATCGCGCGTCAGGCCATCCGCTCAATACCCGTGACGAATCTCTGTAGCGCCCTCGGTTCCTGTAGGAAGAACAGGCTCGGCTCGATCAACTCCAATTCCGAAACGCACAACTTATCTTCGTTATCTCTCATCAAATCGGCCCGCGCGTAGAGGAGCGGACCCGGCGCTGCCTGGATCGCGCGAAGCGCCAATTCGGCCTCCTCCTGAGTCGGCTTGATCGCACTGGAGACCGATTCCTCGTCGCCGCTGAACCGAGGTTTCTTACGGATCGCATGGGTGATCGCCCCGTCGATCCACACCACGGAACACTCACCTTCCGTCTCAACGGATCCGAGAAAGGGCTGGAACATCGGCTCATGGGTCCTGCTGAGCTGATCGACAAACCGCTCCGCGTCCTCTCGCTCGTCCTGTGAAAACACCCTCGTCAGATACGACCCGCAAGAGACCGTCGGCTTGACGACGTACCGATTCCACGGCACCTCCGCCAGGTCCCGACCAATCCAGGTCGTGACCGTCGGGACGCCTTTGGCTTCCAGGTCGTGCAAGTATCGCTTGTTAAGATTCCATCGAACGACGCTTGGCGGGTTCCAAATCCTGGTTTGGCCCTCAACGGCGTCAAGCCAATGGCGAAAAGCCGTTTCATTCCACGGGTAGTCCCAGCAAGAGCGAAGGAGAGCCATGTCGAACTGAGACCAGTTGACGTCAGATTGCCAGGGCACGACCTGCACCTCGAATCCGGCCCGAGACAGCGCCGCGACCGTCATCTCTTCGTCGACATCCGGCTCGGGCAAGGGGTCGCAAGATACGATGGCAAGGCGCATCGCGGGATCGTACCGCAAGCTCCTCATCGTTCTCTTAGCGGTACAATCGGCCCTTCGCATGAGCCAACTCGATCGCCTCCTCGATAGCCTCAAGTACGATTCAAACGGATTGATCCCGGCAGTGATTCAGGATCACGAAAACGGTCAAGTGTTGATGGTCGCGTGGATGAATCGCGAATCATTGGAGCAGACGATAGCGACTGGCAAGTGCACTTATTGGAGCCGCTCGCGGCAGAAGTTCTGGGTGAAAGGTGAAACGAGCGGCCACACCCAGGCAGTCAAGCGCATCGCGATCGATTGCGATCTGGACACGCTACTGATCTGGGTCGACCAGGCTGGGGCGGCATGCCACGAGAACTATAGGTCCTGCTTCTTTAGGGATCTGACGTCGGATGGCCTCACGGTGAACGCTGAGCGCGTGGAAGACTGATGACGTTAGGGCATTAGGGCATTAGGGCGTTGAGGCATTGGGGCATCGGGTGCTAGGGCTGCGGATGGGGGCGGGCTTCAGCCCGCCTTTTTGGGGTCGGCGAGCTTCAGCTCGCGATCAAACAGCCGAATAGAGCCAAACTGAAGCCGTGGCGACGTCCTTTGAGAACCTAAGTCCCCTGCTAGAGAGCGCTATTGCCGAGCGGGTATTTCCCTGCGCCGCCTACGCGATCGGCGTTCCTGGCGACCTTGAATTCGGATTCGCCGGAGCGCACACCTATGCTGCCGCGGCCCCACGAGCCGCTTCAGAAACCCTCTTCGATCTTGCTTCCCTAACCAAACCTCTCTACGTGACGGCCGCCGCCATGCTGCTCCATCAGGAGGGCCGGCTGGACCTGGATGCCCACGCCATAGACATCTGGCCCGAGTTCACCGGAGCGGGCATGGAGGCGATCACGGTGCGCCACTTGCTGCGCCACGACTCGGGGCTGCCGGCCTATCTTCGGATAGAAGACGATGCGCCGACGCCCGGGGAAGCGGCGGCCAAACTGCTCGGACTGCTGCACAAGCCCCTGCCTAGCGATCCGGGGGAAGAGACCGTCTATTCCTGCTTGAACGCAATCTATCTGGATGCCGTTCTACACGAAGTCGTCAATGGCGATGTGAAGATGTTTGTTCGAAAAAAGCTCTATGACACGATCGCTATCCGGCCGCACTTCTTGCCCTCGGAAGAGGATCACGCCCGCTGCGCGCCGACGATCGCCATCGAACCATGGCGGAGACGGGTTCGCGAGAAACAGGGCAAGCCATATGCCGCTGATGCGGTCTTCGTCCAAGGCGAGGTCCACGATCCCCTCGCCTTCCTCCAGGGTGGCGTTTCTGGCAATGCGGGGCTTTTTGGCACGATCGCGGACGTGTCGGGCTTCGCTCAGGAAATGCTGCGGGCATGGCACGGCTCAGGCAAGGTCTTCAGGCAAGAAACGGTCCGTCGTTTCACCGCTCCCGATGCCCCGGGCAAACGTCCGCTGGGATGGGACATCAAGGCCTCCGAGGGGTCGAGCGCGGGATCGCTCTTTGGCCCGCACACTTTCGGCCACACGGGCTACACCGGTACGTCCATCTGGATTGACCCCGAGGCTGCTATTTTCGCGGTGCTTCTTACGAACCGTGTGCACCCGAACGACGACCATGCCGAAGCCATGTTGGCGGTTCGTCGAGCATTCCATGACAACGCGTACCGGCTCCTGACCCAGTAAACTCCCGATATGGAGGGGCAGGGATGGGGCCTGATGCTGGACCTTGTGGCGATCCTCGCTGCCGCTTTCCTGCTCGGTGCGCTCATGGAGCGCTTTCGCCAGGGCGCGGTGCTCGGCTACATCCTCGCCGGCGTGATTTTAGGACCGAGCTGTGCGGGCTTGGTGAAGGACGTCGCCACCGTTCACAGCCTTTCCGAACTGGGTGTCAGCCTGGTTCTGTTCTCGATCGGCCTCGAGTTCTCGGGCCGTGAGCTGCGAAAACTGGGGCGTATCGGCATTGGCGGCGGATCCCTTCAGATCTTTCTCACAGCCACCTTGTTTGCTGCCATCGCCTTGGTCTGCCGGTTGCCGTGGCGCGAGGCGGTGGCGCTTGGCGCGATCGCTTCGCTCAGCAGCACGATGCTGGTCTTGAGGGGCCTCAAAGAGACCGGAGAACTCGACGCGCCCCACGGCAAGGCCTGCTTTGGTGTCCTCCTGGTTCAGGACATCGCGTTGATCCCGCTCGTCCTCCTCTTCACGTTGATCTCGCCTGTGCGCGTGCAAGGCGCCGCGGATTGGCAAGATGTCGGAACAAGTCTGGCCGGCGTTCTCGCGGGCATCAGCGCTTTTGTTCTGATTGCCGTGCTGCTATTGCCGCGACTTCTTTCTTCGCGCGCGATGGCGCGAAACCGCGAACTCCCGATCCTGCTTGCAGTGACCACGTGCATTGGCGCGGCATGGGCGGCCGAAACGATTGGGATTTCGCCCGCTCTTGGCGCGTTTGTAGCGGGCATCCTCTTGGCGGAGACCGGCTTCGCGTCTCAACTCCTCGCCGACGTCGCCCCGCTCAAGGCACTCTTTGCCA
The genomic region above belongs to Armatimonadota bacterium and contains:
- a CDS encoding cation:proton antiporter; its protein translation is MEGQGWGLMLDLVAILAAAFLLGALMERFRQGAVLGYILAGVILGPSCAGLVKDVATVHSLSELGVSLVLFSIGLEFSGRELRKLGRIGIGGGSLQIFLTATLFAAIALVCRLPWREAVALGAIASLSSTMLVLRGLKETGELDAPHGKACFGVLLVQDIALIPLVLLFTLISPVRVQGAADWQDVGTSLAGVLAGISAFVLIAVLLLPRLLSSRAMARNRELPILLAVTTCIGAAWAAETIGISPALGAFVAGILLAETGFASQLLADVAPLKALFATMFFASIGMLANLHWVWGNLGLVVLFSAVLIVGKTFMAAGALHALRLPPISAAASGLCLAQVGELSFVLLQLALTLGLLSERSGQLATSTAVISLLACPFLVARSSSLAAVLAIPLLKRKQGGLQVWEPKEKPSGHVVVVGYGQAGREACRSLIRAGGEVLVLETNRRLVHLARDAGIKALLADGSQTENLEHAGLEQAKGLIIALSEHRTVSLVASQAKRLAPDLPVVARARYHLFHEEIDLAGADIVVDEESETGRLLGEEMAHHLGLRWENEGS